From a region of the Candidatus Dormiibacterota bacterium genome:
- a CDS encoding VOC family protein: MYDHVSLKVKEGTRSRRFFQRALAPLGYKVIDESEGGAGFAAEDASALWIAQGRPHEPALHLAFAAADRAGVDAFHKAALDAGGRDNGAPGIRDNYGPNYYAAFVLDPDGNNIEAVCQR, translated from the coding sequence ATGTACGACCACGTTTCGCTCAAAGTCAAGGAGGGGACGAGGAGCCGGAGGTTCTTCCAGCGGGCCCTCGCGCCGCTCGGCTACAAGGTGATCGACGAGTCCGAGGGGGGTGCGGGATTCGCGGCCGAGGACGCGTCGGCGCTCTGGATAGCGCAGGGGCGGCCGCACGAGCCGGCGCTGCACCTGGCGTTCGCCGCCGCCGACCGCGCCGGCGTCGACGCATTTCACAAGGCGGCGCTGGACGCGGGGGGACGGGACAACGGAGCCCCGGGAATCCGCGACAACTACGGGCCGAACTACTACGCCGCCTTCGTCCTCGACCCCGACGGCAACAACATCGAGGCGGTCTGCCAGCGGTGA